A section of the Bryobacteraceae bacterium genome encodes:
- the gdhA gene encoding glutamate dehydrogenase: MILEATKPGQGPALEREFNPWLAAEARFNEAAALLGLDEGLQKILRTPTMEVTVYIPVQMDDGRLEVFTGYRVQHSLARGPAKGGIRFAPDVTLDEVRALAAWMTWKCAVVNIPFGGGKGGVVCDPSVLSQGELERITRRYTADIIEILGPERDVPAPDMNTNEQTMAWIMDTYSMHKRTTVTAVVTGKPLDLGGSRGRTAATGRGCLFVTLQALRKFHIEPSETTVVVQGFGNVGGHAAKLMHKAGMKIISVIEYDGAVYNPKGIDPFALEEHRKATGSITHFPGAEDMDREEAMFLPCDVLVPAAKENVIHSRNAHKINARIICEGANGPTTAEADRILQDKGVFVIPDILANAGGVTVSYFEWVQDRQGFFWNEQLVNGRLEEIMVNAFRDVVSYAERHKVHNRCAAYMLALDRVAFAIKLRGIYA; the protein is encoded by the coding sequence ATGATCCTCGAAGCCACGAAGCCCGGCCAAGGTCCGGCCCTGGAGCGGGAATTCAATCCATGGCTGGCCGCTGAGGCACGCTTCAACGAGGCCGCCGCGTTGCTCGGCCTGGACGAAGGACTCCAGAAGATCCTTCGCACTCCCACGATGGAGGTCACCGTTTACATCCCCGTGCAGATGGATGACGGCCGGCTGGAGGTATTCACCGGCTACCGGGTGCAGCACTCGCTGGCGCGGGGCCCGGCCAAGGGGGGCATCCGCTTTGCTCCGGACGTGACGCTGGACGAGGTGCGCGCGCTGGCGGCATGGATGACCTGGAAATGCGCCGTTGTCAACATTCCATTTGGCGGCGGCAAAGGGGGCGTGGTCTGCGACCCGTCGGTGCTTTCGCAGGGCGAACTGGAGCGGATCACGCGCCGCTATACGGCCGACATCATCGAGATTCTCGGTCCGGAGCGCGACGTTCCGGCGCCGGACATGAACACGAACGAACAGACGATGGCATGGATCATGGACACCTACTCCATGCACAAGCGGACCACGGTGACCGCCGTGGTCACCGGCAAGCCGCTTGATCTGGGCGGCTCGCGCGGGCGCACCGCCGCCACCGGCCGCGGCTGTCTGTTCGTCACGCTCCAGGCGCTGCGCAAGTTCCACATCGAGCCCTCGGAGACCACCGTCGTCGTGCAGGGCTTTGGCAACGTGGGCGGTCACGCGGCCAAGCTGATGCACAAGGCGGGCATGAAGATCATTTCGGTGATCGAGTACGATGGGGCCGTCTACAACCCGAAGGGCATTGATCCCTTCGCCCTGGAAGAACACCGCAAGGCCACCGGCTCGATCACGCATTTCCCGGGGGCCGAGGACATGGACCGCGAGGAGGCGATGTTCTTGCCCTGCGACGTGCTGGTGCCGGCGGCGAAGGAGAACGTGATCCATTCGCGCAACGCGCACAAGATCAACGCGCGCATCATCTGCGAAGGTGCCAACGGGCCCACCACGGCCGAGGCCGACAGAATTCTTCAGGACAAGGGCGTCTTTGTGATTCCCGACATCCTGGCCAACGCGGGCGGGGTGACGGTGAGCTACTTCGAGTGGGTTCAGGACCGCCAGGGCTTTTTCTGGAACGAGCAACTGGTGAACGGGCGGCTCGAGGAGATCATGGTGAACGCGTTCCGGGACGTGGTCTCCTACGCCGAACGGCACAAGGTGCACAACCGTTGCGCGGCGTACATGCTGGCGCTGGATCGCGTGGCTTTTGCGATCAAACTGCGCGGCATTTACGCTTGA
- the mutS gene encoding DNA mismatch repair protein MutS — MRQYHAAKQQAPGALLFFRLGDFYELFYEDAIVAARELEITLTSRNKERGEPVPMCGVPAHAAENYIARLIQKGYRVAICEQMEDPRLAKKLVRREITRIVTPGTVTEAALLDAAQNNYLAALVRRREDAGLAWVDVSTGEFRATELPVAEAAAALEQLDARELLTAEPEHAPRGRWAVTGVEAWTFDPAHAERLLLDHFRLLALDGCGLAGRRLATGAAGAVLAYLRETQKSALDHLERPVYFDRGGAMMLDAVTVRNLELVEPLFTADAGGGREATLLGVIDQTRTGMGARLLRKRLLRPSLDRTEIEARLDAVEWLARSTIQRAKLRETLGRMLDLERLMARISVGTASPRDLLALGRTLACVPELRPALAGAPWRLAEAGAALDEVAELRDHILAAIAEDAPANPADGGVIRRGYSAELDELRHLATHSRQIIAAIEARERQRTGIASLKVRFNNVFGFYIEISKANLHLAPPDYERKQTLVNAERFTTPELKELEAKVLDAEERALDLERTILATLRAEAAAAAARVRATAAAVAEIDFYCALAETAVARRYVRPRFSETGEMKIVAGRHPVIEKLAEAEAGHFIPNDLYLDRGSHRLALITGPNMGGKSTYLRQAALIAVMAQMGSFVPATEAALPVIDRVFTRIGASDNLARGRSTFMVEMTETAVILNSATERSLIVLDEIGRGTATYDGLALAWAVLEYIHDRIGAYTLFATHYHELTELAGRLDGVVNLHVSVKESGDQLIFLRRVEPGSADRSYGIEVARLAALPAEVIERAREILALHEKKEETVSEELEAPKRRRPAGAELQIRLFEPVGWQIAERIRQLDIDNLRPVEALQLLAELKEELGRR; from the coding sequence ATGCGGCAGTACCACGCGGCGAAACAGCAGGCGCCAGGGGCGCTGCTGTTCTTCCGCCTGGGGGACTTCTACGAGCTCTTCTACGAAGACGCCATTGTCGCCGCGCGCGAGCTGGAGATCACGCTCACGTCGCGCAACAAGGAGCGCGGCGAGCCGGTGCCGATGTGCGGGGTGCCAGCGCACGCCGCCGAGAACTACATCGCGCGGCTCATCCAGAAGGGTTACCGCGTGGCCATCTGCGAGCAGATGGAGGACCCGCGGCTGGCGAAAAAGCTCGTCCGGCGCGAGATCACGCGCATCGTCACCCCGGGCACGGTGACCGAAGCGGCGCTGCTCGATGCGGCGCAGAACAATTACCTGGCGGCACTGGTGCGGCGGCGCGAGGACGCGGGGCTGGCCTGGGTGGACGTATCCACCGGCGAGTTCCGCGCCACCGAGCTGCCTGTCGCCGAAGCGGCCGCGGCTCTGGAGCAACTGGACGCGCGCGAGCTTCTCACGGCGGAGCCGGAGCATGCGCCGCGCGGCCGCTGGGCGGTGACTGGCGTGGAGGCGTGGACGTTCGACCCGGCGCACGCCGAGCGGCTGCTGCTTGATCATTTCCGCCTGCTTGCGCTGGACGGCTGCGGGCTGGCCGGGCGCCGCCTGGCCACGGGCGCCGCGGGCGCGGTGCTGGCCTATCTGCGGGAGACGCAGAAATCGGCGCTCGACCACCTGGAACGGCCCGTGTATTTTGACCGCGGCGGGGCGATGATGCTGGACGCGGTGACGGTGCGCAACCTGGAGCTCGTCGAGCCGCTGTTCACCGCTGATGCGGGCGGCGGACGCGAAGCCACGCTGCTGGGCGTCATCGACCAGACCCGGACCGGGATGGGCGCGCGGCTGCTGCGCAAGCGGCTGCTACGGCCTTCGCTCGACCGGACCGAGATCGAGGCGCGGCTCGATGCGGTGGAGTGGCTGGCGCGCTCGACCATCCAGCGGGCGAAGCTGCGCGAGACGCTCGGACGAATGCTCGACCTGGAGCGGCTGATGGCGCGCATCAGCGTGGGCACGGCCAGTCCGCGCGACCTGCTCGCACTCGGCCGTACGCTGGCCTGCGTGCCCGAGCTGAGGCCGGCCCTGGCCGGGGCGCCATGGAGACTTGCCGAGGCCGGCGCGGCGCTGGACGAAGTGGCCGAGCTGCGCGATCACATCCTGGCCGCCATCGCCGAAGATGCGCCGGCCAACCCGGCCGACGGCGGCGTCATCCGCCGCGGCTACAGCGCCGAGCTCGACGAACTGCGGCACCTGGCAACGCACTCGCGGCAGATCATCGCCGCCATCGAAGCGCGCGAGCGGCAGCGCACCGGTATCGCTTCGCTGAAGGTCCGTTTCAACAACGTCTTCGGCTTTTACATCGAGATTTCGAAGGCGAACCTGCACCTGGCGCCGCCCGACTACGAGCGGAAGCAGACGCTGGTGAACGCCGAGCGGTTCACAACGCCGGAGCTGAAGGAGCTGGAAGCAAAGGTTCTCGACGCCGAGGAGCGGGCGCTGGATCTGGAGCGCACGATTCTGGCGACGCTTCGGGCGGAGGCTGCTGCGGCGGCGGCGCGCGTGCGGGCCACGGCCGCGGCCGTGGCCGAGATCGACTTCTACTGCGCGCTGGCGGAGACGGCGGTGGCGCGGCGCTATGTGCGGCCCCGGTTCTCCGAAACAGGAGAGATGAAAATTGTTGCGGGCCGCCATCCGGTGATCGAGAAGCTGGCTGAAGCCGAGGCGGGCCATTTCATTCCCAACGACCTCTATCTCGACCGCGGCTCGCACCGCCTGGCGCTGATCACGGGGCCGAACATGGGCGGCAAGTCCACCTACCTACGGCAAGCCGCCCTGATCGCGGTGATGGCGCAGATGGGTTCGTTCGTTCCCGCCACCGAGGCGGCGCTGCCGGTGATCGACCGCGTCTTCACGCGCATCGGGGCGAGCGACAATCTGGCCCGCGGCCGCTCGACGTTCATGGTGGAGATGACCGAGACGGCGGTGATCCTGAACTCGGCCACGGAGCGGAGCCTGATCGTGCTGGATGAAATCGGCCGCGGCACGGCCACCTATGACGGGCTGGCGCTGGCCTGGGCCGTGCTTGAATACATCCACGACCGCATTGGCGCCTACACGCTGTTCGCCACGCACTACCATGAGCTGACCGAGCTGGCCGGCCGGCTGGACGGTGTGGTGAACCTGCACGTATCAGTGAAAGAATCCGGCGACCAGCTCATCTTCCTGAGGCGGGTGGAGCCAGGCAGCGCCGACCGCAGTTATGGAATCGAGGTGGCGCGGCTGGCGGCGCTGCCGGCAGAGGTGATCGAACGCGCCCGGGAGATTCTCGCCCTGCACGAAAAGAAAGAGGAGACGGTGAGCGAGGAGCTGGAGGCGCCGAAACGCCGCAGGCCTGCCGGTGCGGAGCTTCAGATCCGTCTGTTCGAGCCGGTTGGCTGGCAGATTGCGGAGAGAATCCGGCAGCTCGACATCGACAATCTGCGCCCGGTGGAGGCGCTGCAACTGCTGGCCGAGCTCAAGGAGGAACTGGGCAGGCGCTGA
- the etfA gene encoding electron transfer flavoprotein subunit alpha: MEKVLVLFHTVDGELPASALEILGLVRRLGAEFDLGVIGAGAAAAAQRVSGGAKRCLAVQGEPFAASRYATDAAACEALIRASGAPLVLAPDTSRFHRCLPGVAERIGAAVDTHVVGLTADGSVERWFYRQRIQAELKRTGRPWIVLVEPGSQPPGEAAAGAAPELLEVAAETRTTVEGFSTPLAGEQTIRPDAPLLFVAGAGWTKKQKDGAVHVEEAAQLILDFVRRTQCSLGSSKSLVDLSSEGQAVLPFLTHLHQVGQTGSSPRHRKGLATCCHGEEPHVVGWRFIQERRAVNLDPNCGWTRGKADVVYVADAFEVMRELLKLL; the protein is encoded by the coding sequence ATGGAAAAAGTTCTCGTTCTTTTCCACACCGTGGACGGAGAATTGCCGGCGTCCGCCCTGGAAATTCTCGGGCTCGTCCGGCGGCTTGGAGCGGAGTTCGACCTGGGCGTCATTGGCGCCGGTGCCGCTGCCGCCGCACAGCGGGTGTCTGGCGGAGCAAAACGTTGCCTGGCGGTGCAGGGTGAGCCGTTTGCGGCATCGCGCTATGCCACCGACGCAGCCGCCTGCGAGGCGCTGATTCGTGCCTCTGGCGCGCCGCTGGTTCTCGCACCGGACACGTCGCGCTTTCACCGCTGCCTGCCGGGAGTGGCCGAGCGGATCGGTGCGGCAGTGGACACACACGTGGTGGGTCTCACGGCTGACGGCTCGGTGGAGCGGTGGTTTTACCGGCAGCGGATCCAGGCCGAGCTGAAACGGACCGGGCGGCCCTGGATCGTGCTGGTGGAGCCGGGCTCCCAGCCGCCAGGCGAGGCCGCGGCCGGCGCTGCGCCCGAACTGCTGGAAGTCGCCGCCGAAACACGAACCACCGTGGAAGGTTTCTCGACGCCGCTGGCCGGCGAGCAGACCATCCGCCCCGATGCGCCGTTGCTGTTCGTGGCCGGCGCGGGCTGGACCAAGAAGCAGAAGGACGGCGCCGTGCACGTGGAGGAAGCCGCGCAGCTGATCCTCGATTTCGTCCGCAGGACGCAGTGCTCGCTGGGCTCGTCGAAGTCGCTCGTGGACCTGTCGAGCGAGGGGCAGGCGGTGTTGCCCTTCCTGACGCATCTCCATCAGGTGGGGCAGACCGGTTCATCACCGCGCCATCGCAAGGGCCTCGCCACGTGCTGCCATGGCGAAGAACCGCACGTCGTGGGCTGGCGGTTCATTCAGGAGCGGCGCGCCGTAAACCTCGATCCCAACTGTGGCTGGACGCGCGGAAAGGCGGACGTCGTCTATGTCGCCGATGCCTTTGAAGTGATGCGCGAGCTGCTGAAGCTGCTCTGA